The proteins below are encoded in one region of Pseudoduganella armeniaca:
- a CDS encoding cysteine hydrolase family protein, producing MSTAPRRALLVIDVQNEYFTGHLPIEYPPVTTSLPNIVQAMNTAHAAGIPVVVVQHDSPASSPVFAQGSPGWQLHEEIAGLPRDHLVHKAKASVFTGTDLAPWLDQHGIDTLTIVGYMTHNCDAATVYEASHRGLKVEVLADATGALPYANDGGRASAEEIHRVFCTVFHSNFAAVCSTEDWVAAVADGTALAPDNVYLSNQRARS from the coding sequence ATGTCCACCGCCCCGCGCCGCGCCCTGCTCGTCATCGACGTCCAGAACGAATACTTCACCGGCCACCTGCCGATCGAGTACCCGCCCGTGACGACTTCGCTGCCCAATATCGTGCAGGCGATGAACACGGCCCACGCGGCCGGCATTCCTGTCGTCGTCGTGCAGCACGACAGCCCGGCCAGCTCGCCCGTGTTCGCGCAGGGCTCGCCCGGCTGGCAGCTGCACGAGGAGATCGCCGGCCTGCCGCGCGACCACCTGGTCCACAAGGCCAAGGCCAGCGTGTTTACCGGCACCGACCTGGCGCCGTGGCTGGACCAGCACGGGATCGACACGCTGACGATCGTCGGCTACATGACGCACAACTGCGATGCCGCCACCGTGTACGAAGCGTCGCACCGGGGCCTGAAGGTGGAAGTGCTGGCCGATGCCACCGGGGCGCTGCCGTACGCGAACGACGGCGGCCGCGCCAGCGCCGAGGAGATCCATCGCGTGTTCTGCACCGTTTTTCACTCGAACTTCGCCGCCGTGTGCAGTACCGAGGATTGGGTGGCGGCTGTAGCGGATGGCACGGCGCTGGCGCCCGATAACGTGTATCTGTCGAACCAGCGCGCCCGCAGCTGA
- a CDS encoding GlxA family transcriptional regulator, which translates to MDTTRIAVVAFDGITPFHLSVPCLVFGSGDAGAAPFDVTVCATMAGTLRTSAGFAIAVESDLEALADAAIVVVPSWHDDYRPAPPALLDALRAAHGRGARIVGLCLGAFVLAEAGLLDGRGATTHWASAAELARRHPRVRVDADVLYVDEGSVLTSAGVAAGLDCSLHLLRQLAGADVANRVARRLLVAPHRTGGQAQFIERPVPAAGQGGRFAQVLEWVLAHLAQEHSIDALAERAAMSRRNFTRHFRQSTGTSFKQWLLGQRLAHAQLLLESGDTPVELVAQASGFGSALSLRQHFRTAFQTSPSQYRKQFRAAA; encoded by the coding sequence ATGGACACTACCCGCATCGCCGTCGTCGCGTTCGACGGCATCACTCCCTTCCACCTATCGGTGCCGTGCCTGGTGTTCGGCAGCGGCGACGCCGGTGCGGCGCCGTTCGATGTGACCGTATGCGCGACCATGGCCGGCACCTTGCGCACCTCGGCCGGCTTCGCCATCGCGGTCGAAAGCGACCTGGAAGCGCTGGCCGATGCCGCCATCGTCGTGGTGCCGTCCTGGCACGACGACTATCGCCCGGCGCCGCCGGCGCTGCTGGACGCGCTGCGGGCCGCGCACGGCCGTGGCGCCCGCATTGTCGGCCTGTGCCTGGGCGCGTTCGTGCTGGCCGAGGCGGGGCTGCTGGACGGCCGCGGCGCCACCACGCACTGGGCCAGCGCGGCGGAGCTGGCGCGGCGCCATCCGCGCGTGCGGGTCGATGCGGACGTGCTGTATGTGGACGAGGGCAGTGTACTGACCTCCGCCGGCGTCGCCGCCGGGCTGGATTGTTCGCTGCACCTGCTGCGCCAGCTGGCCGGTGCCGACGTGGCGAACCGGGTGGCGCGCCGCCTGCTGGTGGCGCCGCACCGTACCGGCGGCCAGGCCCAGTTCATCGAGCGCCCGGTGCCTGCGGCGGGACAGGGTGGCCGCTTTGCCCAGGTGCTGGAATGGGTGCTGGCGCACCTGGCGCAGGAGCACAGCATCGACGCGCTGGCCGAACGGGCCGCCATGAGCCGGCGCAATTTCACCCGCCACTTCCGCCAGAGCACCGGCACGTCGTTCAAGCAGTGGCTGCTGGGGCAGCGCCTGGCCCACGCCCAGCTGCTGCTCGAAAGCGGCGACACGCCGGTCGAACTGGTGGCCCAGGCCAGCGGTTTCGGCTCGGCGCTGTCGCTGCGCCAGCATTTCCGCACCGCGTTCCAGACCTCGCCGTCGCAGTACCGCAAACAGTTCCGCGCGGCGGCGTGA
- a CDS encoding tryptophan halogenase family protein codes for MEQTRAQRPIRKVVIAGGGTAGWMVAAGLSKSLGKLLDIKLIESDEIGTVGVGEATIPTLMNFHHLLEIDEREFMAETMATFKLGISFENWRNVGEDYIHSFGTTGTDHWTAGFQHFWHKGRERGLAGDYGDYCLELKASLHNRFAHLPKNGMNYAYHMDAGRYARFLRRFSERYGVQRVEGKIAEVRKDLIHGDIRALRLDSGLELEGDLFIDCTGFRALLIGETMGVGYEDWSHWLFNDSAAALQTKSVGDAIPLTRSIGRESGWQWRIPLQHRVGNGIVYSSRYTDDDTAIRTLQANVEGEPLMTPRIIRFKPGQRRQTWKGNCVAIGLASGFLEPIESTSIHLIQRGIIRLMQMFPTDGISQADVDEYNKQAETEIHHIRDFIILHYHVTNRRDTPYWRDAASMPVPASLRHRIDLFRETGRVFRIPNELFAENSWIQVMLGQGIHPRQHHQTADLMGDDELAHFLGSMATSIERTVAQLPSHQQYVQQYCAGTGW; via the coding sequence GTGGAACAGACCAGAGCGCAGCGCCCGATCCGCAAGGTCGTCATCGCCGGCGGCGGCACGGCCGGCTGGATGGTGGCGGCAGGCTTGTCGAAATCGCTGGGCAAGCTGCTCGACATCAAGCTGATCGAGTCCGATGAGATCGGCACTGTCGGCGTGGGCGAGGCAACGATTCCGACCCTGATGAACTTCCATCACCTGCTCGAGATCGACGAGCGCGAATTCATGGCCGAGACCATGGCCACGTTCAAGCTGGGCATCAGCTTCGAGAACTGGCGCAACGTGGGCGAGGATTACATCCACTCGTTCGGCACCACCGGCACGGACCACTGGACGGCCGGCTTCCAGCATTTCTGGCACAAGGGCCGCGAGCGCGGCCTGGCTGGCGACTATGGCGACTACTGCCTGGAGCTGAAGGCGTCGCTGCACAACCGCTTCGCCCACCTGCCGAAGAACGGCATGAACTACGCCTACCACATGGATGCGGGCCGCTACGCCAGGTTCCTGCGCCGCTTTTCGGAGCGCTACGGCGTGCAGCGTGTCGAGGGCAAGATCGCCGAGGTGCGCAAGGACCTGATCCACGGCGACATCCGGGCGCTGCGGCTCGACTCCGGCCTGGAGCTGGAGGGCGACCTGTTCATCGACTGCACGGGCTTTCGCGCCCTCTTGATCGGCGAGACGATGGGCGTGGGCTACGAGGACTGGTCGCACTGGCTGTTCAACGACAGCGCGGCGGCGCTGCAGACGAAATCCGTGGGCGACGCCATTCCGCTGACGCGCTCGATCGGGCGCGAGTCGGGCTGGCAGTGGCGCATCCCGCTGCAGCACCGGGTCGGCAACGGCATCGTCTACTCGAGCCGCTACACGGACGACGACACGGCGATTCGCACCTTGCAGGCCAACGTCGAGGGTGAACCCCTGATGACGCCGCGGATCATCCGCTTCAAGCCGGGCCAGCGCCGCCAGACGTGGAAGGGCAATTGCGTCGCCATCGGCCTAGCCAGCGGTTTTTTGGAACCGATCGAATCGACCAGCATCCACCTGATCCAGCGCGGCATCATCCGCCTGATGCAGATGTTTCCCACCGATGGCATCAGCCAGGCCGACGTGGACGAGTACAACAAGCAGGCGGAAACGGAGATCCACCACATCCGTGACTTCATCATCCTGCACTACCACGTGACGAACCGGCGCGACACACCGTATTGGCGCGACGCGGCCAGCATGCCGGTACCGGCCTCGCTGCGCCACCGCATCGACCTGTTCCGCGAAACGGGCCGGGTGTTCCGCATCCCCAATGAACTGTTTGCCGAGAACAGCTGGATCCAGGTGATGCTGGGCCAGGGCATCCATCCGCGCCAGCATCACCAGACGGCGGACCTGATGGGCGACGACGAGCTAGCGCATTTCCTCGGCTCGATGGCCACGTCGATCGAGCGCACGGTGGCGCAACTGCCGTCGCACCAGCAGTACGTGCAGCAGTACTGCGCCGGCACCGGCTGGTAA
- a CDS encoding cupin-like domain-containing protein, with the protein MLPVAELHGVRPGELTPRILESTQPLVLRGLVADWPLVRAARTSQQSASTYLRRFYQGMNVVAMLGRPEIDGRFFYNDDLSGFNFFPANVRLDGVLAELEDHRNDECPPAIYVGSTTIDTCLPGFRAENDVDLQGRDALASIWIGNRTRIAAHYDLPDNLACVAAGRRRFTLFPPEQLANLYIGPLDFTPAGQAISLVDFRQPDFERFPRFADALPHGQVAELEPGDALFIPSMWWHHVEALERFNVLVNYWWRQSPGYMDTPTTALMHAIMTVRDLPPAQRAAWRQLFDHYVFDADENTAAHIPPAARRVLGPLDADATRALRAQLLKRMNR; encoded by the coding sequence ATGCTGCCGGTCGCTGAACTGCATGGCGTCCGCCCGGGCGAGCTGACGCCGCGCATCCTCGAATCGACGCAGCCGCTGGTGCTGCGCGGCCTGGTGGCCGACTGGCCGCTGGTGCGCGCGGCGCGCACGTCGCAGCAGTCCGCATCGACATACCTGCGCCGCTTCTACCAGGGCATGAACGTCGTCGCGATGCTGGGCCGCCCCGAGATCGACGGCCGCTTCTTCTATAACGACGACCTGTCCGGCTTCAATTTTTTCCCCGCCAACGTGCGGCTGGACGGCGTGCTGGCCGAGCTGGAGGATCATCGCAACGACGAGTGCCCGCCCGCCATCTACGTGGGCTCGACCACGATCGACACCTGCCTGCCCGGCTTTCGGGCCGAAAACGACGTCGACCTGCAAGGGCGCGACGCGCTGGCCAGCATCTGGATCGGCAACCGCACCCGCATCGCTGCCCATTACGACCTGCCGGACAACCTGGCTTGCGTCGCGGCCGGACGGCGCCGTTTTACCTTGTTCCCGCCCGAGCAGCTGGCGAACCTGTACATCGGTCCCCTCGATTTCACGCCGGCTGGCCAGGCCATCAGCCTGGTCGACTTCCGCCAGCCCGACTTCGAACGTTTCCCGCGCTTCGCCGACGCGCTGCCGCACGGCCAAGTGGCTGAGCTGGAGCCCGGCGACGCATTGTTCATTCCCAGCATGTGGTGGCACCACGTCGAGGCACTGGAACGCTTCAATGTGCTGGTCAATTACTGGTGGCGTCAGTCGCCCGGCTACATGGACACGCCGACGACAGCGCTGATGCACGCGATCATGACGGTGCGCGACCTGCCGCCGGCCCAGCGCGCCGCCTGGCGCCAGCTGTTCGACCATTACGTGTTCGATGCGGACGAAAACACCGCGGCGCACATACCGCCCGCGGCGCGTCGCGTGCTGGGTCCACTGGACGCGGATGCCACGCGGGCGCTGCGCGCCCAATTGCTCAAGCGGATGAACCGCTGA
- a CDS encoding SapC family protein gives MPNPVLLNNVQHKDLHIATERSAALGDNVMFATTFPAEFRTLQAYYPIVFRKTDDGTSFEPVALFGFQQGENLFLGEGGWDAPEVPLMIERQPFLIGRQGEELMVHVDLDHPRAGRTGEAVFLPHGGVTEYLERINSVLLTIHQGMQSLPGFVEALLRHELLEGFTFDIELDDGSQNRLAGFYTIHEERLAALDGAALARLHQAGYLQAVYMAIASLSQFRALIGRKNRAHAAGR, from the coding sequence ATGCCCAATCCCGTACTGCTCAATAACGTCCAGCACAAGGACCTGCACATCGCCACCGAGCGCAGCGCCGCGCTGGGCGACAACGTGATGTTCGCCACCACGTTCCCGGCCGAATTCCGTACGCTGCAGGCCTACTACCCGATCGTGTTCCGCAAGACGGACGACGGCACGTCGTTCGAACCGGTCGCGCTGTTCGGCTTCCAGCAGGGCGAAAACCTGTTCCTGGGCGAAGGCGGCTGGGATGCACCGGAAGTGCCGTTGATGATCGAGCGCCAGCCCTTCCTGATCGGCCGCCAGGGCGAGGAACTGATGGTGCACGTGGACCTGGACCATCCGCGCGCGGGCCGCACCGGCGAAGCGGTGTTCCTGCCGCACGGTGGCGTCACGGAATACCTGGAACGCATCAACTCCGTGCTGCTGACGATCCACCAGGGCATGCAAAGCCTGCCGGGGTTTGTCGAAGCGCTGCTGCGCCACGAGCTGCTGGAAGGTTTTACGTTCGACATCGAACTGGATGACGGCTCGCAGAACCGCCTGGCCGGCTTCTACACGATCCATGAGGAACGCCTGGCCGCGCTGGATGGCGCCGCGCTGGCGCGCTTGCACCAGGCAGGCTACCTGCAGGCGGTGTACATGGCCATCGCCTCGCTGTCGCAGTTCCGTGCCCTGATCGGCCGCAAGAACCGCGCCCATGCTGCCGGTCGCTGA
- a CDS encoding tryptophan halogenase family protein, producing the protein MSHPIRHIVIVGGGSAGWLTAGVIAADHRAHAPDGLRVTLIESPDVAPIGVGEGTWPTMRDTLARIGVSETAFFRECDAAFKQGSRFDGWRGSDGADYYFHPFVLPQGYGETDLVGPWQREFAHVPFADLVSFQPHLCAQGRAPKQATTPEFAAVANYGYHLDAGKFGIFLRKHCLERLGVHYVPDHVTGIASHENGDIAALQTRAHGALAGDLFIDCTGMQSLLLGQHYGIGLVDQRHVLFNDSALAVQIPYPGEDSPIASQTTSTAQRAGWIWDIGLPTRRGIGHVYSSAHTSDDEAAADLCAYLGADASPRKLTFQPGYRREFWHRNCVAIGLSAGFIEPLEASALALVELSAALVSDDLPATRASIDIVARRFNDAFTYRWERVIEFLKLHYVLSRRPGAYWDDHRDERSVPPRLRELLALWRHRPPSRLDFHRIEEVFPSASWQYVLYGMGFTPEPGGTRRADPTVAAQYYREAADLTRRMLGALPSNRALIDHIRRHGLQKI; encoded by the coding sequence ATGTCCCATCCGATCCGGCACATCGTCATCGTTGGCGGCGGCTCCGCCGGCTGGCTGACGGCCGGTGTCATCGCCGCCGACCACCGCGCCCACGCGCCGGATGGCTTGCGGGTGACGCTGATCGAATCGCCCGACGTCGCGCCGATCGGCGTGGGCGAAGGCACGTGGCCGACGATGCGCGACACGCTGGCGCGCATCGGCGTCTCCGAGACGGCCTTCTTCCGCGAGTGTGACGCCGCCTTCAAGCAGGGCTCGCGCTTCGACGGCTGGCGCGGCAGCGATGGCGCCGACTATTACTTCCACCCGTTCGTGCTGCCGCAGGGCTATGGCGAGACGGACCTGGTGGGGCCGTGGCAGCGCGAGTTCGCCCACGTGCCGTTCGCGGACCTGGTCAGCTTCCAGCCGCACCTGTGCGCGCAGGGCCGCGCGCCGAAGCAGGCGACGACACCGGAATTCGCCGCCGTGGCGAACTACGGCTACCACCTCGATGCCGGCAAGTTCGGCATCTTCCTGCGCAAGCATTGCCTGGAGCGCCTGGGCGTGCATTACGTGCCGGATCACGTAACCGGCATCGCGTCGCACGAAAACGGCGACATCGCCGCCTTGCAGACGCGCGCACATGGCGCGCTGGCCGGCGACCTGTTCATCGACTGCACGGGGATGCAGTCGCTACTGCTGGGGCAGCACTACGGCATCGGCCTGGTGGACCAGCGCCACGTGCTGTTCAACGACAGCGCGCTGGCCGTGCAGATTCCTTACCCCGGCGAGGACAGCCCAATTGCGTCGCAGACCACGTCCACCGCGCAGCGCGCCGGCTGGATCTGGGACATCGGCCTGCCGACCCGGCGTGGCATCGGCCACGTCTATTCCAGCGCGCACACCAGCGACGACGAAGCGGCAGCGGACCTGTGCGCCTACCTCGGTGCCGACGCAAGCCCGCGCAAGCTGACGTTTCAGCCGGGCTACCGGCGCGAATTCTGGCATCGCAACTGCGTGGCGATCGGCCTTTCCGCCGGCTTCATCGAGCCGCTGGAGGCTTCCGCCCTGGCCCTGGTCGAATTGTCGGCCGCGCTTGTCAGCGACGACCTGCCCGCCACGCGCGCGTCGATAGACATCGTCGCGCGCCGCTTCAACGACGCGTTTACCTATCGCTGGGAGCGCGTCATCGAGTTCCTCAAGCTGCACTATGTGCTGAGCCGCCGGCCCGGCGCCTACTGGGACGACCACCGCGACGAACGCTCGGTACCGCCGCGCCTGCGCGAACTGCTCGCGCTGTGGCGCCACCGGCCGCCGTCGCGGCTGGATTTCCACCGCATCGAGGAAGTGTTCCCGTCCGCCAGCTGGCAATACGTGCTGTACGGGATGGGCTTTACCCCGGAACCCGGCGGCACGCGCCGCGCCGACCCCACGGTCGCGGCGCAGTACTACCGCGAAGCGGCGGACCTGACGCGCCGCATGCTGGGCGCGCTGCCGTCCAATCGCGCGCTGATCGACCATATCCGCCGCCATGGCCTGCAAAAAATCTAA